The following are encoded together in the Mugil cephalus isolate CIBA_MC_2020 chromosome 18, CIBA_Mcephalus_1.1, whole genome shotgun sequence genome:
- the nell3 gene encoding uncharacterized protein nell3, which translates to MVLLTPVLLLSWVSLHNAAQAVAEICWGAHCYGGDTGDPRPCTGAHCPGSKSSRSPRQFNPTTHGRAAQIVASQHHAYPGSPKAASGPYPPVRGRQGDGGARTRAPEVLPAGCTDADCAPVVKQFQPVNETWDCRGIECRLPLRIRPRARAKLCVGEGCLSGSEESVSSAGSQMTPPVHLSDRAAQFLGDFPEFGYPSSDHGGAPLGVQLTCDIKPGENEVPSEDALILHLQLAKGQEKLVEALRGQQIIIRELQQKLADQQEALLSQQREILNQQRRMYEQMDVVKTQYGLLSDTVKQVSFQGLQGELQSYFESHLAGLQSQARSHLQKSYAVHKMDIDSKVMDVVGEAHFPQPLLGCPSPCGSEEYCDFQRDSPQCEKCTMCPPGFFLISQCSPTADRMCQDRDECLELPNICGEKVKCVNTPGGFRCLGISEREAVMGLCGHDYFYNQELQECQACSDCDGEPVTVPCTAITDAVCGHLSDSRLSQSWAANVGVPPARSPGAHIFPGLQLNIRGKESSDLLSNEAGRVTFLQHGLVWLDHNFAIKHSCRNFLQVGMRLNGSQEEESQDLSGVRIEQPDGKYFQGVSVSSGVEVEPNHTFTLLLKSPNQHCNQSKDLHVYDITTPAFSLFWLSHDTGAVAMTAQMSMLAHYQTSYRPTFRMTSVSDPYMISLTHDSRGVRFTESGVVKFVLQQALYSMGHTCIREGFSLIAYSSHNGTGQEEMRAFKTGVNYRDTSITLSGAVSVDSGDTLGFEITSPSQCNIRYFGDSTGISMLSLIWIPSALSSALTATVSKTGLPFGAVRNKPLLFQQIGPDKPQVHLAKSGEPNSRKNFIFHEKGTVNIALNLKLIHSCNIVKLTLQRVGGQGGQAGPVAQQVSGTMPEGSEWASIGLRASFQVQNGTALYVTLDCIRGRVNQITHEGGTNISILWVAV; encoded by the exons atggtTTTATTAACGCCAGTGCTGTTGCTCTCCTGGGTGTCACTGCACAACGCCGCGCAAGCTGTAGCCGAGATATGCTGGGGGGCGCACTGCTATGGCGGGGACACCGGCGATCCAAGACCGTGCACCGGAGCGCACTGTCCGGGGAGCAAATCCTCCAGAAGTCCGCGGCAGTTCAACCCGACAACGCACGGTCGGGCGGCGCAGATAGTTGCCAGCCAACATCACGCATACCCGGGCTCTCCAAAGGCGGCATCGGGACCCTACCCGCCCGTCCGCGGGCGGCAAGGGGACGGCGGCGCACGGACGCGAGCGCCCGAAGTTTTACCTGCAGGGTGCACGGACGCGGACTGCGCCCCTGTTGTGAAGCAATTTCAGCCCGTCAATGAGACCTGGGACTGTAGAGGGATCGAGTGCAGGCTGCCGCTGAGGATACGGCCAAGAGCCCGGGCAAAGCTGTGCGTGGGAGAGGGATGTCTCTCCGGCTCAGAGGAGAGCGTCTCCTCCGCCGGCAGCCAGATGACTCCTCCTGTCCATCTGTCCGACAGAGCCGCGCAGTTTCTGGGAGATTTTCCGGAGTTTGGATATCCGTCGTCGGATCATGGCGGGGCGCCTTTGGGTGTCCAACTCACATGTGACATCAAGCCAG GAGAGAATGAAGTGCCTTCAGAGGACGCCCTCATCTTGCACCTCCAGCTGGCCAAAGGGCAGGAGAAACTTGTGGAGGCCCTGAGAGGTCAGCAGATCATCATCCGCGAGTTGCAGCAGAAGCTTGCCGACCAACAGGAGGCACTGCTGTCCCAGCAGCGCGAGATCCTGAATCAGCAGCGGCGAATGTACGAGCAGATGGACGTGGTGAAGACCCAGTACGGCCTCCTCTCAGACACCGTCAAACAGGTTTCCTTCCAGGGCCTGCAGGGTGAGCTGCAGAGCTACTTTGAGAGCCACCTGGCGGGACTGCAGAGCCAGGCCCGCAGCCACCTGCAGAAATCCTACGCTGTCCACAAAATGGACATCGACTCGAAGGTGATGGATGTAGTTGGGGAGGCTCATTTTCCTCAACCTCTGCTGGGATGCCCTTCACCGTGTGGATCAGAGGAGTACTGTGACTTTCAGAGGGACTCGCCCCAGTGTGAGAAGTGCACCATGTGTCCACCAGGCTTTTTCCTGATCTCACAGTGCTCCCCGACTGCGGACAGGATGTGTCAG GACAGAGATGAATGTCTTGAGCTACCAAACATTTGTGGAGAGAAAGTGAAGTGCGTTAATACTCCAG GTGGATTCAGGTGTCTGGGAATTTCGGAGAGAGAAGCCGTGATGGGACTGTGTGGTCACGACTACTTCTACAACCAGGAACTGCAGGAGTGCCAGGCCTGTTCGGACTGCGATGGAGAGCCTGTAACTGTTCCCTGCACAGCGATCACTGACGCCGTCTGCGGGCACCTTTCAGACAGCCGGCTCTCCCAGTCGTGGGCGGCTAACGTGGGAGTTCCTCCTGCCAGGAGCCCAGGTGCCCACATCTTCCCTGGACTTCAGCTAAACATACGAGGCAAAGAGAGCAGTGATCTGCTGTCCAACGAGGCGGGGCGGGTGACCTTCCTGCAGCATGGCCTGGTGTGGTTGGATCACAACTTTGCGATAAAGCACAGCTGCAGGAACTTCCTCCAGGTGGGGATGAGGCTCAACGGaagccaggaggaggagagtcagGACCTTAGCGGCGTTCGCATCGAGCAACCGGACGGGAAGTACTTCCAGGGGGTCAGTGTCAGTAGCGGAGTGGAGGTGGAGCCTAACCATACCTTCACGCTGCTGCTGAAGAGTCCAAATCAACACTGCAATCAGAGCAAGGATCTCCACGTGTATGATATCACAACCCCGGCCTTCAGTCTTTTCTGGCTGTCCCATGATACAGGTGCCGTTGCTATGACGGCTCAGATGTCCATGCTGGCGCACTACCAGACAAGCTACCGCCCAACTTTCCGCAtgacatcagtgtctgaccccTACATGATCAGCTTGACTCACGACAGCCGTGGGGTGCGCTTCACAGAGAGTGGAGTGGTGAAGTTCGTCCTCCAGCAAGCGCTTTACTCCATGGGCCACACCTGCATTCGAGAGGGTTTCTCCCTGATCGCATATTCTAGCCACAATGGGACTGGTCAGGAGGAGATGCGGGCGTTCAAGACGGGCGTCAACTACAGGGACACCTCCATCACCCTCTCTGGTGCCGTGAGCGTGGACAGCGGTGACACCCTCGGCTTTGAGATCACATCCCCGTCCCAGTGCAACATCCGATACTTCGGGGACAGCACGGGCATCAGCATGTTGAGCCTCATCTGGATTCCTTCTGCTCTGTCCTCAGCCTTGACTGCTACCGTGTCCAAGACTGGTCTTCCCTTCGGCGCAGTCAGGAATAAACCACTGTTGTTCCAGCAGATCGGCCCAGACAAACCTCAGGTTCACCTGGCCAAGTCCGGGGAACCAAACAGCCGTAAGAACTTCATATTTCACGAGAAAGGGACGGTGAACATAGCCCTCAACCTCAAGCTGATTCACTCCTGTAATATAGTTAAACTTACTTTGCAGCGAGTGGGTGGTCAGGGCGGGCAGGCGGGTCCTGTGGCTCAGCAGGTGTCTGGAACTATGCCTGAAGGGAGCGAGTGGGCCAGCATAGGACTGAGAGCATCGTTTCAGGTACAGAACGGTACAGCTCTTTATGTCACTCTGGACTGTATCCGTGGAAGAGTTAACCAGATAACGCATGAGGGCGGCACTAACATTTCAATCCTCTGGGTAGCGGTGTGA